A single window of Gymnogyps californianus isolate 813 chromosome 16, ASM1813914v2, whole genome shotgun sequence DNA harbors:
- the MED15 gene encoding mediator of RNA polymerase II transcription subunit 15 isoform X2 yields the protein MDVTGPETDWRSTNFRQKLVSQIDDAMRKAGVAHNKSSKDMESHVFMKAKTREEYLSLVARLIIHFRDIHNKKSQASVNDPMNALQNLTGGPPAGAPGMGMASRAQGAPMSGMSGLGPMGQQMSLPGQQQPPGTSGMAPHGMPGVSTATQQTQLQLQQIAQQQQQQQQQFQQQQVALQQQQFQAQQSAMQQQFQVQQQQAAAAAAAQQQQQQQQLQAVQQQQQHMLKLQMQQQQNQQQMQQQQQQQQLQRIAQMQQLQAAQAMQAQQQQQQQQQQQQIPQQQIQQQPPQQVMQQQMQQMQQQQQQQQQQQQQVAQAQQSQLPPQSQPQPQPMVSQPQAISGQIPSQVMPVTLTPQQLKAMQVRAQLVQQQQAAAAVQAAQAQAAQMGASGQMITAPMARGGMQIRPRFPPTTAVSATPPSSIPLGGQQMPQVSQNNITMMSSPSPVQQAQTPQSMPPPPQPQPSPQPGQPTSQPNSNVSSGPAPSPSSFLPSPSPQPSQSPAAARTPQNFSVPSPGPLNTPGNPNSVMSPASSSQSEEQQYLEKLKQLSKYIEPLRRMINKIDKNEDRKKDLSKMKSLLDILTDPSKRCPLKTLQKCEIALEKLKNDMAVPTPPPPPVPPTKQQYLCQPLLDAVLANIRSPVFNHSLYRTFMPAMTAIHGPPITAPVASPRKRKYEEDERQTIPNVLQGEVARLNPKFLVNLDPSHCSNNGTVHLICKLDDKNLPNVPPLQLSVPADYPDQSPLWIKNPRQYANPFLQSVYRYMTSKLLQLPDKHSVTALLNTWAQSIRQACLSAA from the exons cGATGACGCTATGAGGAAGGCTGGTGTTGCCCATAATAAATCCAGCAAAGATATGGAGAGTCATGTGTTTATGAAAGCCAAAACAAGG GAGGAGTATCTTTCTCTTGTGGCCAGACTTATTATCCATTTTCGAGATATTC ACAATAAGAAATCTCAAGCCTCAGTCAATG ATCCGATGAATGCCCTGCAGAATCTAACTGGGGGTCCCCCAGCAGGGGCACCTGGAATGGGCATGGCTTCCCGAGCTCAAGGAGCACCGATGAGTGGGATGAGTGGCCTTGGCCCAATGGGACAACAGATGAgtctcccagggcagcagcagcctcctggaACCTCGGGAATGGCCCCTCATGGTATGCCTGGTGTCTCTACAGCTACGCAGCAGA CCCAACTTCAGCTTCAGCAGAtagcgcagcagcagcagcagcagcagcagcaattccagcagcagcaggtggctttgcagcagcagcaattccAGGCCCAGCAGTCAGCCATGCAACAACAGTTTCAggtccagcagcagcaggcagcagcagctgcagcagcccagcagcagcagcaacaacagcagtTGCAAGCcgtccagcagcagcaacagcataTGCTGAAActgcagatgcagcagcagcaaaaccaacagCAG atgcagcagcaacagcagcagcaacaactaCAGCGAATTGCCcaaatgcagcagctgcaggcagcacaggctATGCAGgcacaacagcaacagcagcagcagcaacagcagcaacaaataCCACAACAACAGatacagcagcagccacctcaACAAGTAATGCAACAGCAGATGCAacagatgcagcagcagcaacagcagcagcagcagcagcagcaacaagtTGCTCAGGCACAACAGTCTCAGCTTCCACCACAATCCCAGCCTCAACCCCAGCCCATGGTATCTCAGCCACAGGCAATCTCAGGACAAATTCCTAGTCAGGTTATGCCTGTTACTCTTACGCCACAGCAATTAAAAGCAATGCAG GTAAGAGCTCAGCTggtccagcagcagcaggcagcggcAGCAGTGCAAGCAGCTCAGGCCCAAGCTGCTCAGATGGGAGCTTCAGGCCAG ATGATCACCGCACCTATGGCCCGAGGTGGGATGCAAATAAGACCACGGTTCCCGCCTACCACCGCTGTGTCTGCTACGCCGCCAAGCTCCATTCCTTTGGGCGGACAGCAAATGCCACAG gTCAGCCAGAACAATATTACCATGATGTCATCCCCATCTCCTGTCCAACAAGCTCAAACACCCCAATCAATGCCTCCGCCACCACAGCCGCAGCCATCTCCTCAGCCAGGCCAGCCAACTTCTCAGCCAAATTCGAATGTCAG ctctggCCCAGCTCCATCACCCAGCAGCTTTCTCCCCAGTCCGTCTCCACAACCATCCCAGAGCCCAGCAGCTGCACGAACACCTCAGAACTTTAGTGTCCCATCCCCAGGTCCTTTAAACACTCCAG GAAATCCGAATTCTGTCATGAGTCCAGCCAGTTCTAGCCAGTCAGAGGAGCAACAGTATCTGGAGAAACTCAAACAGCTATCAAAATACATTGAGCCACTCCGGAGGATGATcaataaaatagataaaaatgaaG ACAGGAAGAAGGACCTGAGTAAAATGAAGAGTCTCTTAGATATCCTGACTGACCCTTCAAAACG GTGCCCTCTGAAGACACTGCAGAAATGCGAAATTGCtctggagaagctgaaaaatgatATGGCTGTG CCTACTCCACCACCTCCCCCAGTGCCCCCCACCAAACAGCAGTACTTGTGTCAGCCACTTTTGGATGCTGTTTTGGCCAACATCCGTTCACCAGTCTTCAACCATTCCCTTTACCGTACATTTATGCCAGCTATGACTGCAATTCACGGACCACCGATCAC GGCCCCAGTTGCTTCCCCTCGAAAACGGAAATATGAAGAGGATGAAAGACAGACCATACCAAATGTCTTACAAGGGGAAGTTGCAAGATTAAATCCTAAATTCCTGGTGAACCTGGACCCTTCCCACTGCAGTAATAATGGCACAGTTCATCTCATATGCAAGCTAG ATGACAAGAATCTTCCAAATGTCCCACCACTACAGCTCAGCGTTCCAGCGGACTATCCAGATCAGAGCCCTCTGTGGATAAAAAACCCTAGACAGTATG ccaATCCCTTTTTGCAGTCAGTGTATCGGTACATGACTTCAAAACTATTGCAACTTCCAGACAAGCATTCAGTCACAGCACTCTTAAACACCTGGGCACAAAGTATTCGTCAggcctgcctctctgctgcatAA
- the MED15 gene encoding mediator of RNA polymerase II transcription subunit 15 isoform X4 — protein sequence MDVTGPETDWRSTNFRQKLVSQIDDAMRKAGVAHNKSSKDMESHVFMKAKTREEYLSLVARLIIHFRDIHNKKSQASVNDPMNALQNLTGGPPAGAPGMGMASRAQGAPMSGMSGLGPMGQQMSLPGQQQPPGTSGMAPHGMPGVSTATQQTQLQLQQIAQQQQQQQQQFQQQQVALQQQQFQAQQSAMQQQFQVQQQQAAAAAAAQQQQQQQQLQAVQQQQQHMLKLQMQQQQNQQQQQQQQQQLQRIAQMQQLQAAQAMQAQQQQQQQQQQQQIPQQQIQQQPPQQVMQQQMQQMQQQQQQQQQQQQQVAQAQQSQLPPQSQPQPQPMVSQPQAISGQIPSQVMPVTLTPQQLKAMQLVQQQQAAAAVQAAQAQAAQMGASGQVSQNNITMMSSPSPVQQAQTPQSMPPPPQPQPSPQPGQPTSQPNSNVSSGPAPSPSSFLPSPSPQPSQSPAAARTPQNFSVPSPGPLNTPGNPNSVMSPASSSQSEEQQYLEKLKQLSKYIEPLRRMINKIDKNEDRKKDLSKMKSLLDILTDPSKRCPLKTLQKCEIALEKLKNDMAVPTPPPPPVPPTKQQYLCQPLLDAVLANIRSPVFNHSLYRTFMPAMTAIHGPPITAPVASPRKRKYEEDERQTIPNVLQGEVARLNPKFLVNLDPSHCSNNGTVHLICKLDDKNLPNVPPLQLSVPADYPDQSPLWIKNPRQYAANPFLQSVYRYMTSKLLQLPDKHSVTALLNTWAQSIRQACLSAA from the exons cGATGACGCTATGAGGAAGGCTGGTGTTGCCCATAATAAATCCAGCAAAGATATGGAGAGTCATGTGTTTATGAAAGCCAAAACAAGG GAGGAGTATCTTTCTCTTGTGGCCAGACTTATTATCCATTTTCGAGATATTC ACAATAAGAAATCTCAAGCCTCAGTCAATG ATCCGATGAATGCCCTGCAGAATCTAACTGGGGGTCCCCCAGCAGGGGCACCTGGAATGGGCATGGCTTCCCGAGCTCAAGGAGCACCGATGAGTGGGATGAGTGGCCTTGGCCCAATGGGACAACAGATGAgtctcccagggcagcagcagcctcctggaACCTCGGGAATGGCCCCTCATGGTATGCCTGGTGTCTCTACAGCTACGCAGCAGA CCCAACTTCAGCTTCAGCAGAtagcgcagcagcagcagcagcagcagcagcaattccagcagcagcaggtggctttgcagcagcagcaattccAGGCCCAGCAGTCAGCCATGCAACAACAGTTTCAggtccagcagcagcaggcagcagcagctgcagcagcccagcagcagcagcaacaacagcagtTGCAAGCcgtccagcagcagcaacagcataTGCTGAAActgcagatgcagcagcagcaaaaccaacagCAG cagcaacagcagcagcaacaactaCAGCGAATTGCCcaaatgcagcagctgcaggcagcacaggctATGCAGgcacaacagcaacagcagcagcagcaacagcagcaacaaataCCACAACAACAGatacagcagcagccacctcaACAAGTAATGCAACAGCAGATGCAacagatgcagcagcagcaacagcagcagcagcagcagcagcaacaagtTGCTCAGGCACAACAGTCTCAGCTTCCACCACAATCCCAGCCTCAACCCCAGCCCATGGTATCTCAGCCACAGGCAATCTCAGGACAAATTCCTAGTCAGGTTATGCCTGTTACTCTTACGCCACAGCAATTAAAAGCAATGCAG CTggtccagcagcagcaggcagcggcAGCAGTGCAAGCAGCTCAGGCCCAAGCTGCTCAGATGGGAGCTTCAGGCCAG gTCAGCCAGAACAATATTACCATGATGTCATCCCCATCTCCTGTCCAACAAGCTCAAACACCCCAATCAATGCCTCCGCCACCACAGCCGCAGCCATCTCCTCAGCCAGGCCAGCCAACTTCTCAGCCAAATTCGAATGTCAG ctctggCCCAGCTCCATCACCCAGCAGCTTTCTCCCCAGTCCGTCTCCACAACCATCCCAGAGCCCAGCAGCTGCACGAACACCTCAGAACTTTAGTGTCCCATCCCCAGGTCCTTTAAACACTCCAG GAAATCCGAATTCTGTCATGAGTCCAGCCAGTTCTAGCCAGTCAGAGGAGCAACAGTATCTGGAGAAACTCAAACAGCTATCAAAATACATTGAGCCACTCCGGAGGATGATcaataaaatagataaaaatgaaG ACAGGAAGAAGGACCTGAGTAAAATGAAGAGTCTCTTAGATATCCTGACTGACCCTTCAAAACG GTGCCCTCTGAAGACACTGCAGAAATGCGAAATTGCtctggagaagctgaaaaatgatATGGCTGTG CCTACTCCACCACCTCCCCCAGTGCCCCCCACCAAACAGCAGTACTTGTGTCAGCCACTTTTGGATGCTGTTTTGGCCAACATCCGTTCACCAGTCTTCAACCATTCCCTTTACCGTACATTTATGCCAGCTATGACTGCAATTCACGGACCACCGATCAC GGCCCCAGTTGCTTCCCCTCGAAAACGGAAATATGAAGAGGATGAAAGACAGACCATACCAAATGTCTTACAAGGGGAAGTTGCAAGATTAAATCCTAAATTCCTGGTGAACCTGGACCCTTCCCACTGCAGTAATAATGGCACAGTTCATCTCATATGCAAGCTAG ATGACAAGAATCTTCCAAATGTCCCACCACTACAGCTCAGCGTTCCAGCGGACTATCCAGATCAGAGCCCTCTGTGGATAAAAAACCCTAGACAGTATG cagccaATCCCTTTTTGCAGTCAGTGTATCGGTACATGACTTCAAAACTATTGCAACTTCCAGACAAGCATTCAGTCACAGCACTCTTAAACACCTGGGCACAAAGTATTCGTCAggcctgcctctctgctgcatAA
- the MED15 gene encoding mediator of RNA polymerase II transcription subunit 15 isoform X1 encodes MDVTGPETDWRSTNFRQKLVSQIDDAMRKAGVAHNKSSKDMESHVFMKAKTREEYLSLVARLIIHFRDIHNKKSQASVNDPMNALQNLTGGPPAGAPGMGMASRAQGAPMSGMSGLGPMGQQMSLPGQQQPPGTSGMAPHGMPGVSTATQQTQLQLQQIAQQQQQQQQQFQQQQVALQQQQFQAQQSAMQQQFQVQQQQAAAAAAAQQQQQQQQLQAVQQQQQHMLKLQMQQQQNQQQMQQQQQQQQLQRIAQMQQLQAAQAMQAQQQQQQQQQQQQIPQQQIQQQPPQQVMQQQMQQMQQQQQQQQQQQQQVAQAQQSQLPPQSQPQPQPMVSQPQAISGQIPSQVMPVTLTPQQLKAMQVRAQLVQQQQAAAAVQAAQAQAAQMGASGQMITAPMARGGMQIRPRFPPTTAVSATPPSSIPLGGQQMPQVSQNNITMMSSPSPVQQAQTPQSMPPPPQPQPSPQPGQPTSQPNSNVSSGPAPSPSSFLPSPSPQPSQSPAAARTPQNFSVPSPGPLNTPGNPNSVMSPASSSQSEEQQYLEKLKQLSKYIEPLRRMINKIDKNEDRKKDLSKMKSLLDILTDPSKRCPLKTLQKCEIALEKLKNDMAVPTPPPPPVPPTKQQYLCQPLLDAVLANIRSPVFNHSLYRTFMPAMTAIHGPPITAPVASPRKRKYEEDERQTIPNVLQGEVARLNPKFLVNLDPSHCSNNGTVHLICKLDDKNLPNVPPLQLSVPADYPDQSPLWIKNPRQYAANPFLQSVYRYMTSKLLQLPDKHSVTALLNTWAQSIRQACLSAA; translated from the exons cGATGACGCTATGAGGAAGGCTGGTGTTGCCCATAATAAATCCAGCAAAGATATGGAGAGTCATGTGTTTATGAAAGCCAAAACAAGG GAGGAGTATCTTTCTCTTGTGGCCAGACTTATTATCCATTTTCGAGATATTC ACAATAAGAAATCTCAAGCCTCAGTCAATG ATCCGATGAATGCCCTGCAGAATCTAACTGGGGGTCCCCCAGCAGGGGCACCTGGAATGGGCATGGCTTCCCGAGCTCAAGGAGCACCGATGAGTGGGATGAGTGGCCTTGGCCCAATGGGACAACAGATGAgtctcccagggcagcagcagcctcctggaACCTCGGGAATGGCCCCTCATGGTATGCCTGGTGTCTCTACAGCTACGCAGCAGA CCCAACTTCAGCTTCAGCAGAtagcgcagcagcagcagcagcagcagcagcaattccagcagcagcaggtggctttgcagcagcagcaattccAGGCCCAGCAGTCAGCCATGCAACAACAGTTTCAggtccagcagcagcaggcagcagcagctgcagcagcccagcagcagcagcaacaacagcagtTGCAAGCcgtccagcagcagcaacagcataTGCTGAAActgcagatgcagcagcagcaaaaccaacagCAG atgcagcagcaacagcagcagcaacaactaCAGCGAATTGCCcaaatgcagcagctgcaggcagcacaggctATGCAGgcacaacagcaacagcagcagcagcaacagcagcaacaaataCCACAACAACAGatacagcagcagccacctcaACAAGTAATGCAACAGCAGATGCAacagatgcagcagcagcaacagcagcagcagcagcagcagcaacaagtTGCTCAGGCACAACAGTCTCAGCTTCCACCACAATCCCAGCCTCAACCCCAGCCCATGGTATCTCAGCCACAGGCAATCTCAGGACAAATTCCTAGTCAGGTTATGCCTGTTACTCTTACGCCACAGCAATTAAAAGCAATGCAG GTAAGAGCTCAGCTggtccagcagcagcaggcagcggcAGCAGTGCAAGCAGCTCAGGCCCAAGCTGCTCAGATGGGAGCTTCAGGCCAG ATGATCACCGCACCTATGGCCCGAGGTGGGATGCAAATAAGACCACGGTTCCCGCCTACCACCGCTGTGTCTGCTACGCCGCCAAGCTCCATTCCTTTGGGCGGACAGCAAATGCCACAG gTCAGCCAGAACAATATTACCATGATGTCATCCCCATCTCCTGTCCAACAAGCTCAAACACCCCAATCAATGCCTCCGCCACCACAGCCGCAGCCATCTCCTCAGCCAGGCCAGCCAACTTCTCAGCCAAATTCGAATGTCAG ctctggCCCAGCTCCATCACCCAGCAGCTTTCTCCCCAGTCCGTCTCCACAACCATCCCAGAGCCCAGCAGCTGCACGAACACCTCAGAACTTTAGTGTCCCATCCCCAGGTCCTTTAAACACTCCAG GAAATCCGAATTCTGTCATGAGTCCAGCCAGTTCTAGCCAGTCAGAGGAGCAACAGTATCTGGAGAAACTCAAACAGCTATCAAAATACATTGAGCCACTCCGGAGGATGATcaataaaatagataaaaatgaaG ACAGGAAGAAGGACCTGAGTAAAATGAAGAGTCTCTTAGATATCCTGACTGACCCTTCAAAACG GTGCCCTCTGAAGACACTGCAGAAATGCGAAATTGCtctggagaagctgaaaaatgatATGGCTGTG CCTACTCCACCACCTCCCCCAGTGCCCCCCACCAAACAGCAGTACTTGTGTCAGCCACTTTTGGATGCTGTTTTGGCCAACATCCGTTCACCAGTCTTCAACCATTCCCTTTACCGTACATTTATGCCAGCTATGACTGCAATTCACGGACCACCGATCAC GGCCCCAGTTGCTTCCCCTCGAAAACGGAAATATGAAGAGGATGAAAGACAGACCATACCAAATGTCTTACAAGGGGAAGTTGCAAGATTAAATCCTAAATTCCTGGTGAACCTGGACCCTTCCCACTGCAGTAATAATGGCACAGTTCATCTCATATGCAAGCTAG ATGACAAGAATCTTCCAAATGTCCCACCACTACAGCTCAGCGTTCCAGCGGACTATCCAGATCAGAGCCCTCTGTGGATAAAAAACCCTAGACAGTATG cagccaATCCCTTTTTGCAGTCAGTGTATCGGTACATGACTTCAAAACTATTGCAACTTCCAGACAAGCATTCAGTCACAGCACTCTTAAACACCTGGGCACAAAGTATTCGTCAggcctgcctctctgctgcatAA
- the MED15 gene encoding mediator of RNA polymerase II transcription subunit 15 isoform X6 translates to MDVTGPETDWRSTNFRQKLVSQIDDAMRKAGVAHNKSSKDMESHVFMKAKTREEYLSLVARLIIHFRDIHNKKSQASVNAQLQLQQIAQQQQQQQQQFQQQQVALQQQQFQAQQSAMQQQFQVQQQQAAAAAAAQQQQQQQQLQAVQQQQQHMLKLQMQQQQNQQQQQQQQQQLQRIAQMQQLQAAQAMQAQQQQQQQQQQQQIPQQQIQQQPPQQVMQQQMQQMQQQQQQQQQQQQQVAQAQQSQLPPQSQPQPQPMVSQPQAISGQIPSQVMPVTLTPQQLKAMQLVQQQQAAAAVQAAQAQAAQMGASGQVSQNNITMMSSPSPVQQAQTPQSMPPPPQPQPSPQPGQPTSQPNSNVSSGPAPSPSSFLPSPSPQPSQSPAAARTPQNFSVPSPGPLNTPGNPNSVMSPASSSQSEEQQYLEKLKQLSKYIEPLRRMINKIDKNEDRKKDLSKMKSLLDILTDPSKRCPLKTLQKCEIALEKLKNDMAVPTPPPPPVPPTKQQYLCQPLLDAVLANIRSPVFNHSLYRTFMPAMTAIHGPPITAPVASPRKRKYEEDERQTIPNVLQGEVARLNPKFLVNLDPSHCSNNGTVHLICKLDDKNLPNVPPLQLSVPADYPDQSPLWIKNPRQYAANPFLQSVYRYMTSKLLQLPDKHSVTALLNTWAQSIRQACLSAA, encoded by the exons cGATGACGCTATGAGGAAGGCTGGTGTTGCCCATAATAAATCCAGCAAAGATATGGAGAGTCATGTGTTTATGAAAGCCAAAACAAGG GAGGAGTATCTTTCTCTTGTGGCCAGACTTATTATCCATTTTCGAGATATTC ACAATAAGAAATCTCAAGCCTCAGTCAATG CCCAACTTCAGCTTCAGCAGAtagcgcagcagcagcagcagcagcagcagcaattccagcagcagcaggtggctttgcagcagcagcaattccAGGCCCAGCAGTCAGCCATGCAACAACAGTTTCAggtccagcagcagcaggcagcagcagctgcagcagcccagcagcagcagcaacaacagcagtTGCAAGCcgtccagcagcagcaacagcataTGCTGAAActgcagatgcagcagcagcaaaaccaacagCAG cagcaacagcagcagcaacaactaCAGCGAATTGCCcaaatgcagcagctgcaggcagcacaggctATGCAGgcacaacagcaacagcagcagcagcaacagcagcaacaaataCCACAACAACAGatacagcagcagccacctcaACAAGTAATGCAACAGCAGATGCAacagatgcagcagcagcaacagcagcagcagcagcagcagcaacaagtTGCTCAGGCACAACAGTCTCAGCTTCCACCACAATCCCAGCCTCAACCCCAGCCCATGGTATCTCAGCCACAGGCAATCTCAGGACAAATTCCTAGTCAGGTTATGCCTGTTACTCTTACGCCACAGCAATTAAAAGCAATGCAG CTggtccagcagcagcaggcagcggcAGCAGTGCAAGCAGCTCAGGCCCAAGCTGCTCAGATGGGAGCTTCAGGCCAG gTCAGCCAGAACAATATTACCATGATGTCATCCCCATCTCCTGTCCAACAAGCTCAAACACCCCAATCAATGCCTCCGCCACCACAGCCGCAGCCATCTCCTCAGCCAGGCCAGCCAACTTCTCAGCCAAATTCGAATGTCAG ctctggCCCAGCTCCATCACCCAGCAGCTTTCTCCCCAGTCCGTCTCCACAACCATCCCAGAGCCCAGCAGCTGCACGAACACCTCAGAACTTTAGTGTCCCATCCCCAGGTCCTTTAAACACTCCAG GAAATCCGAATTCTGTCATGAGTCCAGCCAGTTCTAGCCAGTCAGAGGAGCAACAGTATCTGGAGAAACTCAAACAGCTATCAAAATACATTGAGCCACTCCGGAGGATGATcaataaaatagataaaaatgaaG ACAGGAAGAAGGACCTGAGTAAAATGAAGAGTCTCTTAGATATCCTGACTGACCCTTCAAAACG GTGCCCTCTGAAGACACTGCAGAAATGCGAAATTGCtctggagaagctgaaaaatgatATGGCTGTG CCTACTCCACCACCTCCCCCAGTGCCCCCCACCAAACAGCAGTACTTGTGTCAGCCACTTTTGGATGCTGTTTTGGCCAACATCCGTTCACCAGTCTTCAACCATTCCCTTTACCGTACATTTATGCCAGCTATGACTGCAATTCACGGACCACCGATCAC GGCCCCAGTTGCTTCCCCTCGAAAACGGAAATATGAAGAGGATGAAAGACAGACCATACCAAATGTCTTACAAGGGGAAGTTGCAAGATTAAATCCTAAATTCCTGGTGAACCTGGACCCTTCCCACTGCAGTAATAATGGCACAGTTCATCTCATATGCAAGCTAG ATGACAAGAATCTTCCAAATGTCCCACCACTACAGCTCAGCGTTCCAGCGGACTATCCAGATCAGAGCCCTCTGTGGATAAAAAACCCTAGACAGTATG cagccaATCCCTTTTTGCAGTCAGTGTATCGGTACATGACTTCAAAACTATTGCAACTTCCAGACAAGCATTCAGTCACAGCACTCTTAAACACCTGGGCACAAAGTATTCGTCAggcctgcctctctgctgcatAA